A window from Photobacterium leiognathi encodes these proteins:
- a CDS encoding amidohydrolase: MKKLTLSLLAVSLLSACSQTSQLNHNASLIIKNGQVLTMNDNKDIIEQGVVVVKGDQIIAIGTKALLKQYSASKVIDAEDGIVMPGMINTHNHLPMIAFRGLGEEGIANRLFAYFFPLEKEKLSRDLIYQATRLGTLDLAQSGVTTYADMYYHMDEMAKATKEIGLRAVLGETVIKFPVVDAKEPHGGIEYAKQFIREYKNDPLITPAFAPHAVYTVAEDKLQEINTLSKQLDVPVLIHVSEFGNEAERIQDNTDKLSPVAWLNKIGVLNDRMVLAHSIHLTKEDIALVKQSGAGIAYNPMANAKGATDIAPAWEMYQQDIPMGLGTDGPMSSNQVDLWRTLSYAANMQRLKHDDRTIMIPEQVIELATIGGAKALHMDDEIGSLETGKKADIIIVETDSANMRPNYNPYATLVYQANPSNVDTTIVNGKVVMENRQMKTVNVKSINQEIDKIESDIQDFAKELAKDAIKSPSLMK, encoded by the coding sequence ATGAAAAAACTGACTCTTTCACTACTGGCTGTAAGCTTACTTTCTGCTTGCTCTCAAACTTCACAACTTAACCATAATGCAAGTCTGATCATTAAAAATGGTCAAGTGCTAACCATGAATGACAATAAAGACATCATTGAACAGGGTGTTGTTGTTGTTAAAGGTGATCAAATTATCGCGATTGGTACTAAAGCGTTACTTAAGCAGTATTCAGCAAGTAAAGTGATTGATGCAGAAGATGGCATTGTCATGCCGGGTATGATCAACACTCATAACCATTTACCTATGATTGCGTTTCGTGGCTTAGGTGAAGAAGGGATTGCGAATCGCTTATTTGCTTATTTCTTCCCATTAGAAAAAGAGAAATTAAGCCGTGATCTCATTTATCAAGCAACCCGTTTAGGTACCCTTGATTTAGCGCAAAGTGGTGTGACTACTTACGCTGACATGTATTACCACATGGATGAAATGGCAAAGGCAACCAAAGAGATCGGCTTGCGTGCAGTTCTTGGTGAAACCGTGATTAAATTCCCAGTGGTAGATGCTAAAGAGCCTCATGGTGGTATTGAATATGCCAAGCAATTTATTCGTGAATACAAAAACGATCCACTGATCACACCAGCTTTTGCACCGCATGCTGTTTACACTGTAGCAGAAGATAAACTGCAAGAAATCAATACATTATCTAAACAGCTTGATGTTCCTGTATTGATCCATGTAAGTGAATTTGGTAATGAAGCAGAGCGCATTCAAGATAACACGGACAAACTCAGTCCTGTCGCATGGTTGAATAAAATCGGTGTATTAAACGATCGCATGGTGCTAGCACACAGCATTCATTTAACCAAAGAAGACATTGCGCTAGTTAAACAATCAGGCGCAGGTATTGCTTACAATCCTATGGCAAATGCGAAAGGGGCAACCGATATTGCGCCTGCATGGGAAATGTATCAACAAGACATTCCAATGGGCTTAGGTACTGATGGACCAATGAGTTCGAACCAAGTCGATTTATGGCGTACCTTAAGTTATGCCGCTAACATGCAACGCTTAAAGCATGATGATCGTACGATTATGATCCCAGAACAAGTGATTGAGTTAGCAACCATTGGTGGTGCAAAAGCGCTACATATGGACGATGAAATCGGTTCGTTAGAAACGGGGAAGAAAGCTGACATCATTATTGTTGAAACCGATTCCGCGAATATGCGTCCTAATTACAATCCGTATGCAACATTGGTGTACCAAGCTAACCCAAGTAATGTTGATACCACCATTGTGAATGGCAAAGTCGTGATGGAAAACCGTCAAATGAAGACGGTGAATGTGAAATCTATCAATCAAGAAATCGATAAGATTGAATCAGATATTCAAGACTTTGCTAAAGAGTTGGCGAAAGACGCAATTAAATCACCAAGCTTAATGAAGTAA
- a CDS encoding cupin domain-containing protein, whose protein sequence is MSDFISKNIWSDFTKDPEMPGFSFRDTDEKNENCVTALLERWDAGTYEAPHHHPNDDMSIIVKGEIAIQFYIKQDGELVKDGEEVILSTGQTGYIQANRIHSVLYKTDCDMVYIQDRVFGFESDE, encoded by the coding sequence ATGAGTGATTTTATTTCTAAAAATATCTGGTCTGACTTTACAAAAGATCCTGAAATGCCAGGATTTAGCTTCCGCGATACAGATGAGAAAAACGAGAACTGTGTAACTGCACTACTTGAACGTTGGGATGCAGGCACTTACGAAGCACCACACCACCACCCAAATGACGATATGTCGATCATTGTTAAAGGTGAAATTGCGATTCAGTTTTACATTAAGCAAGACGGTGAATTAGTAAAAGATGGTGAAGAAGTGATTCTGAGTACGGGTCAAACTGGCTACATTCAAGCAAATCGTATTCACAGTGTGCTATACAAAACAGATTGCGACATGGTTTATATTCAAGATCGTGTATTCGGCTTTGAAAGTGACGAATAA
- the lepB gene encoding signal peptidase I: MLSFINSAELFSLILTLATVITGGVFFLDKYRWQPQQEKETGVTDKEQTGWVAQARSMFPVLFAILIIRSFIIEPFQIPSGSMQPTLLPGDFIGVEKFAYGLHDPVFHKTLIPTGKPQRGDITVFIDPENPKIDLIKRIVGLPGDTVIYRDKTLYIKPACNGQKVCPAAYEVPKQFVGVTKFTELGTDLDEYKEHLGNVEHHILRDPNLPEMYSRYYQQPGSPVGEWVVPKGHYFAMGDNRDNSLDSRYWGFMPEQNLVGKATFIWISFTFNHNPDSSCPSWLPNGVRFNRIGAIH; the protein is encoded by the coding sequence ATGCTTTCATTTATCAACTCTGCGGAATTGTTTTCGCTAATACTCACTCTAGCTACTGTAATAACAGGGGGCGTTTTCTTTTTAGATAAGTACCGCTGGCAACCTCAACAAGAAAAAGAAACAGGCGTTACCGATAAAGAACAAACAGGGTGGGTTGCACAAGCTCGCTCTATGTTTCCTGTATTATTTGCCATTTTGATCATCCGTTCATTTATTATTGAGCCATTTCAAATTCCTAGTGGTTCAATGCAACCAACTTTATTACCGGGTGATTTTATTGGGGTAGAGAAGTTTGCTTATGGTTTACATGATCCTGTATTTCACAAGACACTGATCCCAACGGGTAAGCCACAGCGTGGTGACATTACCGTATTTATCGATCCAGAAAACCCTAAGATTGATTTAATCAAACGGATTGTGGGTTTACCGGGGGATACGGTTATTTACCGTGATAAAACCTTATACATTAAGCCTGCATGTAATGGTCAAAAAGTATGTCCGGCAGCGTATGAAGTGCCAAAACAATTCGTAGGTGTTACTAAGTTTACTGAGCTAGGTACAGATCTCGATGAGTACAAAGAGCATTTAGGTAATGTAGAACACCATATTCTACGTGATCCTAATCTACCTGAAATGTATAGCCGTTATTACCAACAACCAGGTTCACCTGTTGGTGAGTGGGTTGTACCGAAAGGTCATTACTTTGCAATGGGTGATAACCGTGATAACAGCCTTGATAGCCGTTATTGGGGCTTTATGCCAGAGCAAAACCTAGTAGGTAAAGCGACATTTATTTGGATTAGTTTCACCTTTAACCATAATCCTGATTCATCATG
- a CDS encoding Gfo/Idh/MocA family protein translates to MRIGVIGLGDIAQKAYLPIMTQLNNVELVLCTRDTAVLASLSEKYRIKHSYSDYRQLTKKNVDAVMIHAATSVHFDIAFWFLTQGIPTFVDKPLVDSGEQVELLYNLAEKHQTPLYVGFNRRHIPLYNKHLPELASGNVGELLSLRWEKNRHNLPGDIQTFIFDDFIHALDSVNLNCKATLEDVYITHQMFGNQLSRVDVQWQAGQCLLHASMNRLTGITNETVSATYHNQSYQFSSFTRGQRWLNNEERILTSEDWTPMLATKGFEGMINDWLGVIEEGSMPLHTIERNISSHQLADLLSHQLHSLFERH, encoded by the coding sequence ATGAGAATTGGGGTGATTGGTTTAGGTGATATTGCACAAAAAGCATATCTACCTATCATGACACAACTAAACAATGTTGAGCTTGTCTTATGTACTCGTGATACTGCGGTATTAGCATCATTATCAGAAAAATATCGCATCAAACATAGCTACAGTGACTATCGTCAGCTAACTAAAAAGAATGTTGATGCTGTGATGATACATGCTGCAACCAGTGTTCATTTTGATATCGCATTTTGGTTTTTAACCCAAGGTATTCCTACCTTTGTTGATAAACCATTAGTAGATAGTGGTGAACAAGTTGAACTGCTTTATAACTTAGCGGAAAAGCATCAAACTCCCCTTTACGTTGGCTTTAATCGCCGCCACATCCCTCTTTATAATAAACACCTACCTGAATTAGCTTCTGGCAACGTGGGTGAATTGTTATCACTACGTTGGGAGAAAAATCGCCATAATTTACCAGGTGATATCCAAACCTTTATTTTTGATGATTTTATTCATGCACTCGACAGTGTGAACTTAAATTGTAAAGCCACTCTTGAAGATGTGTATATCACTCACCAAATGTTTGGTAACCAGCTATCGCGTGTTGATGTGCAATGGCAAGCGGGACAATGTTTATTGCACGCATCTATGAACCGTTTAACCGGTATCACTAACGAAACGGTTTCTGCAACTTATCATAATCAATCCTATCAATTTAGCTCATTTACTCGTGGTCAACGTTGGCTAAATAACGAAGAGCGTATTCTTACTAGTGAAGATTGGACACCAATGTTAGCAACCAAAGGCTTTGAAGGGATGATTAATGATTGGTTGGGCGTTATCGAAGAAGGCTCGATGCCATTACACACTATTGAACGTAATATATCATCTCATCAGTTAGCAGATTTACTCTCTCACCAACTACACAGTTTATTTGAACGTCATTAA
- a CDS encoding DinI-like family protein, with the protein MRIELMINKLNLSETHFTKIDEEFTRRVLTVWPDANVRVRLGGNNDLSVLGCLSDEKERVEALLQEMFDEADEWLYNDIDMY; encoded by the coding sequence ATGCGTATTGAATTAATGATTAACAAACTGAACCTATCTGAAACTCATTTTACTAAAATTGATGAAGAGTTTACTCGCCGAGTTCTTACTGTTTGGCCTGATGCCAATGTGCGTGTTCGTCTTGGTGGTAACAATGATTTGAGCGTTTTAGGTTGCTTAAGCGATGAAAAAGAACGTGTAGAAGCACTTTTACAAGAAATGTTTGATGAAGCAGATGAGTGGTTATACAACGATATCGATATGTATTAA
- a CDS encoding YbhB/YbcL family Raf kinase inhibitor-like protein produces the protein MTAFTLRSNDLAEGQPKEKRFSFNSFGHDGDNVSPQLEWANAPEGTKSFAVTCFDPDAPTGCGFWHWQVINIPASTTSLEQGASGKLAAGLEMRNDYGFNGYGGACPPEGHGMHRYQFTVWALPVEKLEVPDDASCALVSFMLNMTSLGKSTITATYTR, from the coding sequence ATGACAGCTTTTACATTACGCAGTAATGACCTTGCTGAAGGTCAACCAAAAGAAAAGCGTTTTTCATTCAATAGCTTTGGTCACGATGGTGATAACGTTTCTCCGCAACTAGAGTGGGCAAACGCTCCTGAAGGTACAAAAAGTTTCGCAGTTACTTGTTTTGATCCTGATGCACCAACAGGTTGTGGTTTCTGGCACTGGCAAGTGATCAATATTCCTGCATCAACAACATCTTTAGAGCAGGGTGCTTCTGGTAAATTAGCCGCTGGTCTTGAAATGCGTAACGACTACGGTTTCAACGGTTACGGCGGTGCTTGTCCTCCAGAAGGTCATGGTATGCACCGTTACCAGTTCACTGTGTGGGCGCTACCTGTAGAAAAACTAGAAGTGCCAGATGATGCATCATGTGCACTAGTTAGCTTCATGTTAAACATGACCTCTCTAGGTAAATCAACAATTACAGCGACTTACACTCGTTAA
- a CDS encoding helix-turn-helix transcriptional regulator: protein MKSFIQLNYYNGIQPQRLRNVPIIYPSIFWIQQGEKQLQWQNDWISFNNKNWLLSHGNASLTFINNPNQSQFFSTQLSFLIRPSDALIERSLENQQVDQTPEYTIDGTAKYLWQSIITMPKDIRPSVQQHIVNALFEHLANSGQLHQLFTVRNLSWRDKLTQYFNEDPKANHSIESVCEHFGLSKSTLIRRLKEENTQFREVLAQLRMGYALSLLQNKPYSQIELAHLCGYKSELRFAQRFQHQFGLTLKQYQKTFEYH from the coding sequence ATGAAAAGTTTTATTCAGCTTAACTATTACAACGGTATCCAACCGCAACGCTTGCGTAATGTTCCCATTATTTATCCTTCTATTTTTTGGATTCAACAAGGGGAGAAACAGCTGCAATGGCAAAACGATTGGATCAGTTTCAATAATAAAAATTGGTTATTGTCGCACGGCAATGCGTCGCTAACTTTTATCAATAATCCTAATCAAAGCCAGTTTTTCTCAACCCAACTGAGTTTTTTAATCCGCCCAAGTGATGCACTCATTGAACGCTCATTAGAAAATCAGCAAGTTGATCAAACACCAGAATATACAATTGACGGCACCGCGAAATACTTATGGCAAAGTATCATCACAATGCCAAAAGATATTAGGCCAAGCGTACAGCAACATATCGTTAATGCTTTGTTTGAGCATCTTGCAAATAGCGGACAGTTACATCAACTGTTCACGGTGCGAAACTTAAGCTGGCGAGACAAACTCACTCAATATTTTAATGAGGATCCCAAAGCGAACCATTCTATTGAATCGGTTTGTGAGCATTTTGGTTTGAGTAAATCAACGTTAATTAGGCGTTTGAAAGAAGAGAACACTCAATTTAGGGAAGTGTTAGCACAGCTTAGAATGGGCTATGCACTGAGCTTGCTGCAAAACAAACCTTACTCACAAATAGAGTTAGCACATCTATGCGGTTATAAGTCGGAATTACGTTTTGCTCAGCGATTTCAACATCAATTTGGCCTAACGCTAAAACAATACCAAAAGACATTTGAATACCATTAA